DNA from Mesorhizobium loti R88b:
GCATCATCAAGCGAGGAGAGGTCGGCATCCACAGGCACGATGTAGTTCTCACCACCGGCCTCTATGCCGTGGCCCGAATAGTAAAGGATCGCAACGTCCGCCCCTTGAGCGTCTTCGGCAAACCGGTCGAGGTCGCGCTTCAGACGCTCAGTATCGTGGTCGACGCTGACTGATGTGTCGAAGCCCAGCGACCTGAAAAGTGTCTCGATGGCCCGGCTGTCATTCTCGGGATTCGGCAGTTGCTTGATGTGCTGGTAGGTGCTGTTACCGATGACCAGGGCAACGCCGCGCAACGTCTTTTGCGCGTAAGCCTGGGAGAACGTGCCCAACACGAACGCCGCAATCAGCAGGCCACCGCAGAACCTGAGCAGGCGTTCGAATTTCATGCGCACACCCCCACGCCATTAGAGATTATTGCCGCTGACCTGGACTTTACAAGGGCCGGACTTAACCACGATGACGCCTTGGCCTGCGCGCGGTCCTTGCAAGTCGATGGCAGAGCTTGTTAAAATCCTCACATTTCAGGTGACCGACAGGCTCCAGGCATGACTGCTCGCAAAGCGCAACGGACGGCACGGCTGATCGATCTGCTGTCGCAGCGGCGGGTTATCCATCTCAGCGAAGCGGCAGCGCTGCTCGGCGTCTCCGAGATGACGGTGCGGCGCGATATCGCCACCAACCCGGGACAGATCGCTTATCTCGGCGGGCATATACTGGCGGCGGCCGAGATTGATGCCGATATTCCCTACGAACTGGCGACCGCGGCCGACAGCCATGCGGCGGCGAAGCGTGAAGCCTGTGCGCATGCGGTGCGCAAGATCAGGCCCGACGAGACCATCTTCGTCGATTGCGGCACGACGCTGATCCATCTGATCGATCTCATTCCCGACACTTATCAAATAACGGCAATATGTTACGCCATGAATGTCGCGGAGCGCCTGAGCCGCAAGGCCAATGTGACGATCATCATGCTCGGCGGGGTCTATCATCCGGCCTCGGCGTCTTTCTCGGGCACCCATGATTTCGACATCTTGAACAGCGTCGGCATCAACGCCGCCTTCCTGTCGGCCGCCGGCGTCGACGCCAAGCGCGGCGCCACCTGCGAGCACTTTCACGAGGCGGTGGTGAAGCAGAAGGTGATGAGCCTGGCGCGCGAGAACTACCTTGTCATTGACTCGAGCAAGATCGGCAAGCTCAAGCGGGCTTTCTTCTCAACGATGGACGGCTTTGATGCGGTGATCACCGAACATGGCGAAGTTGGACCGGATTCATTCCAGTCGCCAGTCTGACTCCGTTTGACATTTCGTATCGCTGATGGAAAAATCACAAAAAAAGTAAGAGAAGTCTCAAAAGAGACTCTCGACAACCCGGGGTAGGGGACGCGTCAAAGGGAGGAAGTGCGGGCGCCATGATCGAACAGGGTTCGATTGCGCTGATGTCCGAGACCCCCTTGCTGCGCGTCGAGGGCGTCAGCAAGCGGTTTGGCGGGGTCAATGCGCTGCGCGGCGTTAGCCTCGAAATCCAGTCCGGTGAAGTGCACGCGTTGCTTGGTGAAAACGGTGCCGGCAAATCGACGCTGATCAAAATCCTGAGCGGCGTGCATGTGCATGATGGCGGCTCGATCGAGATCGACGGCAAGCCGGTCTCATTCTCTTCGCCCGCCCAGTCGCGTGATGCCGGCGTGGCGGTCGTCTACCAGGATCTGAGCCTGGTCGAATCGCTCTCGGTTGCCGACAATCTGTTGCTGGGGCGAGAGCCGAAGACGCGGCTTGGCTTTCTGAAAAAGCGCCAGCTGGTGGCGCAGGCCGAAGCCTTCCTCAAATCGCAGAACATCCCGCTCGATGCGCGCGCCATGGTCGGCTCGCTGCCCTTCGCCTATCGCCAGATGACAGAGATCGCCAAGGCGCTGATGGGCGATGTCCGCCTGCTCATCTTGGACGAACCAACCTCGGCACTGACCGACGATGAGGAAAAGATCCTGTTCGAGGCGATCCGCGCGGTCGCGGCACGTGGCGTCGGGGTGATCTATGTCACGCATCGCCTCAACGAGGTCTTCCGCATTTCGAACCGGGTGACCGTGTTCCGTGACGGGCAGAACGCCGGAACATTTGTCACGGCGCAAACCAATATGCGGCAACTGGTCGGCGCGATCGTCGGGCCGGACCATGCTGTGCTGAAAACCGAGGGTGCGGCATCGGGACAAAGCGTGCCGTCATCGACTGATCCCCTTGCAAAGCCCGTGCTCGAACTGAGTGATGTCGGCAATGACAGGCTCGATCGCGTCAACCTCGAACTGCGCAGCGGCGAGATCCATGGACTCGCCGGGCTGATCGGCAGCGGACGTACCGAAATCCTGCAAACCATCTTCGGCCTGCGGGCCATCCAGTCAGGCGACGCCAGCCTTGACGGCGTGTCGCTGAAAGGCACGGATCCGGCAGCGGCGATACGGCAAGGCATCGCGCTGGTGCCCGAGGATCGGCATGTCCAGGGCCTGGTCCTCGAACATTCGATCGAGCGCAATTTGACCTTGCCGCGCTTGCCGTACTTCTCCCGCCTTGGCTGGCTGCAGCGCGGCCCGGCAAGCGAGCACGCCAATGCGGCGATGCGCCGGCTGGCCGTAAAGGCGCCAAACGCGTCGACTACGGTGAAGAACCTGTCGGGCGGCAACCAGCAGAAGGTGGTGTTCGGCAAATGGAACGAGCCACGGCCGCGCGTTCTGTTGCTCGACGAGCCGACGGTCGGTGTCGATGTCGGCGCGCGCGAGGAAATCTACGGCGTCATTCGCGCGGCGGCAGCGGCCGGCAGCGGTGTGCTGCTGGTGTCGTCTGATCTCTCCGAACTGCTGCAGCTTTGCGACCGCATCTCGATCGTCGTCGATGGCACCATCATCAGGACGATTGCCAGGCAGGACCTCGGCAGCGCCGAGGACTTGCATCATCTCATCCAAATTTCGCAGCCATCGGAAGAGCACGCGGCATGACTGAAACCCAGAGCCCGGCAAAAGCTGCCGTCAACCAGCAGGGCGGTCGCCTGGCGCTGCTGCATCTCTTGCAAGGCGAGCGTCCCTACATGCTTTACGTCGCCTTCGCCATCATGCTGGTCGTGTTCAGCCTGGCATCGCCCTGGTTCCTGTCGATCGACAATTTTCTCAACATCGGCCGGCAGACGACGCTGGTCTCGATCATCGCGGTGGGCATGACATTCGTCATCATCTCCCGGCAGATCGACCTGTCCGTCGCCTCGACGCTGGCGCTCTCGGGCATGAGCGCGTCGCTGGCCATGGCTTTCGTCGCCAACAACTGGGTCGTCGGCGCGGTGGCGGGGCTGGGCACCGGGGCGCTGATCGGGCTCATCAACGGTGTCTTGACCACGCGGCTCGAAATTCCGTCCTTCCTGGTGACGCTGGGCACGCTGAGCGGCGCGCGCGGGCTGGCGCTGATGGTCACCAACACCAAGCCGGTCATCATCACCAACGAATACTATTTCGCGATCTTCGGCGAAGGCTCGGTGCTGGGCATTCCCGCACCGATCCTGTGGACGCTTGGCGTCACCGTCGCCGGCATATTGCTGCTGCACTACAGCGTCTACGGGCGGCGGGTCTACGCGGCGGGCGGCAATCCGACGGCAGCCCTTTATTCCGGCGTTCATATCAAGCAGGTCACGACGCTGGCCTTTGTCCTGACCGGCACGCTCGCCGGGCTGGCGTCGCTGATCCTGTCGGCGCGTTCGCACGCGGCGCGGCCGGACGTGGTGCAAGGCATGGAGCTCGACGTCATTGCGTCGGTGATCCTTGGCGGCTGCAGCCTGTTTGGCGGGCGCGGCTTCGTGCTCGGCACGCTGCTCGGCAGCCTGATCATCGGCACACTCAACAACGGGCTGGTGCTGCTCGGCGTCAGCTCGTCGCTGCAACTCGTCATCAAGGGAGCAATCATCATCGCCGCGGTCGCGTTCACGAGGAGGTAAGGCGCGTAACCGCGAATACCAGCAGAAAACCGCCGTCTCCAAACGGCAAACAAACATTAGAAATCAACGGAGGAAAGTCATGAACCACTCGGCACGAATCCTATTCGGTACATTGAGCCTCGCCGCCAGCGCCTTTGCGCTGTCGACATCGCTGAGCCTGGCGCAAACGCCGGACACCTGCGTTACCGGCGTCGACCTGGCGACGCTTGGCCCCAAGGGCATTGTCGGGCAGGGCCCGCATGGCGAAAAGGCAGCCTCGCCAGACGAGCTGAAACTGACCGACGACGAAGCCGCCAAGGTCAAGGCGGGCAAGTTCAAGGTCGGCATTTCCATGCAGACGGTGAACCTCGACTGGTCGCAGCTGCAAGTGGCGGGCATCAGCGAAACGCTGGCCAAATACGGCGTCACCGTCACCGGCGTGGCGTCGGCTGAATATCAGGTCGACAAGCAGATCGCCGACATCGAAAACACCATCCAGCAGCACCCGGACGGCATCATTTCCATCCCCGTCGACTTCACCGCGACGGCGCCGACCTACAAGAAGGTGGGCGAGGCCGGCATCAAGCTGGTGTTCATGGACAGCATCCCGGTTGGACTCTCATCGCCAAAGGATTTTGCCTCGATGATCTCGGCCGACAGCCAGGGCAACGGCCAGATCGCGGCAACGATCCTGGCGTCCTGCATGCCCAAGGGTGGCACGATCGGGCTGGTCAATTTCGGCGTCGACTATTTCAGCACCAATGAGCGCACCAAGGGCGTCAGCGAGTGGATGAAGAAGAACCGGCCCGACATCGTCATGAAGCAGGTCGACTTCACCGACCCCTCGAAAGTCTCGCAGATCGCCGGCGACTTCCTCACCGGCAATCCCGATGTGAAGGGACTATACGCGGTGTGGGACCAGCCGGCGCTCGACACGCTGTCCTCGATGCGCGCGCAAGGCATCGACATTCCAATCACCACGGTCGATCTCGGCCTGCAGTCGGCAATCGAGATCGCCAAGGGCGGCCCGCTCAAGGCAACCGGTTCGCAGCGCCCCTATGACCAGGGTGTCGCCGAGGCGCTGGCCATGATGAAGGCGCTGATCGGGCAACCCACGCCCGCCTGGGTCGGCGTGCAGTCGCTGCCGGTGGTGCAGTCCAACGTGCTGGAATCCTACAAGACCGTCTTCCACAAGGACCCGCCGGCCGAACTGGTCGACGCCTGCAATGCCGCGAAGCCGAAGTGCAATTGATTTGATGAAATGGCCACGGGCACAGCAATTCTGTGCCCGTGGCTGCCTGGCACGACATCAGGACGCCACAAGGCTCGCACAAGCGCCGGGGGCCACAGTGAAGCCGCACATCGTGCAGGCGGCGTGGAGGCTGAACCAGCCGTAACCACCGCGTGGCAGAAGGCTTGAGGGCTTGAAAAGCGCGGCAGTTCAAATTGAGGCCTTTGACGAACCGAATCTGATCATGGGCAAGGCGCCCATCGTGCGTGCGGTCTTCGAGGGGCGAGATATCTCGCCCCTGTGGAACGAGCTGTTCGGGCGTGTTTCGGCCGATATCACCGATGCAGCGGCGTTTCTCGATGTGTCGATCCTGCTTCACGCCATAGGCGAGGAAGACAAGGCAGCGCTCAGCCAGAAGGCGGCACTCGATATCAGCCGCAAATACCGCATCCGCAACGGTCGCGGCACGGGGCCGAACGTGCTTGTCTTCATGACCGCCGGCGACTTCATGGCCAACACGCCGATCGAGTTCCTGCTCGAGACATCCGACGCGAACCTGCTGCTCTACTATGTCGATGCCGACACGGCCGACCTTGGGGACGTTCCCGCCCATGACGTCGCCTTCGTGGCTGTCGGCGAGTCCGCGGCAAACCTTGCCGTACTGGCGAACCTCGACCGGCTGCTGCGCGACTGGGCCGGCCCGATCATGAATAACGCACCGCGCCAGATCATGGCGCTGTCCAGGGACGGCGTCGCGGAAGCGCTGAAAAGCGAGCCTTCGATACTTGCGCCTGCCGCAGCGCGCGTTGATAGGGTCGTGATCGAGAGGCTGGCTGGCGGGGACATCGAGATCGGCGCGATCCTGGTGGCGAACGCGTTCCCGGTGATTGTCCGCCCGCTCGGCACGCATGCCGGCAAGGGAATGGAGAAAATCTCCACCCGCGCGGAGCTTTCAGCCTATCTGACTTCGCACGCCGAGACCGAATTCTACGTCACGCCCTTCATCGACTACAGCGGCACCGACGGCAAGTTCCGCAAGCAGCGTGTCGCCTTCATCAATGGGCGTCCCTATGCCAGCCATCTTGCGGTTTCCGAGCACTGGATGGTCCATTATCTCAACGCCGGCATGACCCAGCACGAAGACAGGCGTGCCGAGGAGGCGCTGTGGATGGCGAATTTCGACAGTGATTTCGCGGTGCGCCACGCGCGATCCTTCGATGCGCTGCATCGGCGTCTGGGGCTGGACTATTTCGCCATCGATTGCGCCGAACTCGCCGACGGCCGCCTGCTGGTATTCGAGGCGGATGTGGCGATGATCGTCCATTCCATGGACTGGGAGAGTATCTTTCCCTACAAGAAGGGCGCCATGCGCAAGCTCTTCACGGCGTTCGAAAACGCGCTGGAGCGGCGCGTGGCGCGCATGCTGCCGACACCGACCACAGCATGCGCCCACACGGGAAAGTCGGCGATCTACCAGCGAACCCATGACGACTGCCTGGTTTGCGCCCTGGCGATGCTGACGGGCCGAACCTACGAGGAAATCGAGGCCATCGCGCGAGGCTGCGATCCGGCCTATCCGCTCGGCGGGCCGATGAGCCATTCGATCATGCGCGGCGTTGCCAACAAATGCGGTTTCGTTCTCCTGAGCAGCATCTACATGCTGTGGGCCAAACCGGCGATCATAGGCGTGGTTTCGCCGACCGTCCCCGACACCGGCCACGCCGTCTTCTGGGACGGCGAGAAGATCATCGATCCAGGCTTCTGCGGACGTGTCGATCGTGCCTATGTCGACCGGTGCGGGCTGGAATTCACGCAGCGCGCCAGTGATCTCCAACCGCTGATCAGCCACGACATCCAGATCTCCTATCTGGCCGGTGCCGTGGCGGCCAATGAACCGCTTTGACCGCGAACAGCTCGCCGTCGCCCTGATTTCGGAGAACATCATGCCTGCAAATCAGCGCGGGACCCTAGTGGCGCCGCCAGGTCCGGACCAGCAAACGGGCAGCCATGATCACCGTTCCCCGGCGTCCGTTTCCTTCCTGCTCGGTACGGGTGGAGACAGGCGTATCTGGTTGGATGCGATCACCCGGCGCAACCGCTACGGGACGCGCACCACCCCGGCTGATGACGAGATCTCATTTTCGTCGACAACGGCAAGCAACATCTCGCGCGAGGGTTTTCAGGCGGCCGGGGTCGAGGCCGCGCGCCTTATCGACATGGCGTCGCCGTCGCCTGTCGCATCCGCGCAATGGTTTGCCGATATTCGCGACAGGATTGCCGGCAATCTTGGTTGTGCGGGCGCGCAGGTCGTGCTTGCCGCCTCCGGGACGGATGCGGAGCTTCTCGCTTTGTGCATGATTGCCGGCGTCTCCGGGCGCCCCTTGACCAATGTGCTTGTCGCGCCGGACGAAACGGGCAATGGCGTGCCACGCGCGGCGGCGGGGCGTCACTACTCCGATCTGACCGCGCTGGGCAGCGCCGTCGAGGCCGGTGCGCCGCTTGAAGGCCTGGCGCCGGACCGTATCGACGTGCGCACCATCGCCATCCGCAACGAGACCGGCGGACCTCGCCGCCAGCATGACATTGATGCCGAGATCATCGCCACCGTCGGGCTCGAATTGAAGCGCGGTCGCGATGTGCTCGTCCACGTGCTCGATGCGTCGAAGACCGGCCTGCCGGCGGTAACCCGGCAGGCCGCGCGCCATGTCGCGGCCCTTGCCCCCGGGCGGGTGCATGTCGTCGTCGATGCCTGCCAGTTCCGCGGCTCGATTTCGCGGCTGCGGCAGGACTTGGCCGATGGCTTCATGGTCGCCCTGACCGGATCCAAGTTCATTGCCGACCCGCCTTTTTCGGGCGCGCTCCTCATACCCGAGGCCCTGGCCGAGGCGCTTGCCGCCAGGTCGGCCATTCCGGTGGGGCTGGCGGACTACACGGCGGCGCAGGACTGGCCGGTGGCCCTTCGTCAGCGCATGGGCTTCGCCTTCAAGTCGGAAATGAACCTTGGACTGGGTTTGCGCTGGGTTGCCGCGCTCGCCCATCTCGACCGCTATGCCGCGATCGATGAATCCCGGCAAGGGCTGCTGAAGGACGAGTTCGTCCGTCTGGTGCTGTCTCGCATCGGCGCCGTCAAAGGCATCTCCCTGCATCCTGATGACGAAGGCGACCATCTCGGCGCCAGCGCCATGGTACCGTTGACCATCACCGACGGTGACGGCGCTTTCGCTTCGTTCGAGGTGTGCCAGGCTGTCCAGCTGTCGATGCGCGGCTTCAATGGCGGGCCGATCTGCCGTATCGGGCAAGCCGTGCGCCTGGGCTCGCGCACGGTGCTGCGCGTTGCCGCCTCCGCTGCCGATGTGGTCGGCGTTTCGGCGCGCATGGCAGCCGGCCAGTCGCTGCAGCAGGCGTTTGGTCCGATCGAATCCAGGCTCGACGTCTTCTTCCAGAAATTGGCTGTTGTCCTGCAACAGGCAGGGGAAGCCTGATGCCGCTGCCTGTCGAGCAGAATGACGCGGGCGAGACCAGCCTTGATCCCGCGGACTGGGACGAATTCCGCGCGGTCGCGCACGGCCTGCTCGATGACATGATCACCCACATCGAGACGATCCGGCAAAGGCCGGTATGGCAGCGGCCAAGCGATGAAGCGCGTGCCCGGTTTGACCGACCGCTGCCGCACGGCCCCCGCGACCTCGGCGATGTCGTCGATGACGTGCGCACGCACATCATGCCGTTCGCGACCGGCAATCTGCATCCCTCGTTCATGGGCTGGGTTCATGGCGCGGGCACGCCGATCGGCATGGTGGCCGAAATCGTCGCCGGCGGCCTGAACATGAATTGCGGCGGCCGCGACCATGCCGGTCTCGTGGTCGAACAGCAGATTGTGCGCTGGATGAGCGAGGCGCTCGGTTATCCCGGCGGAGCCAGCGGCTTGTTCCTCACCGGATCCTCGATGGCAAACTTCGTCGCGTTGACGATCGCCAGAACCGAAGCGACGGGGCAGTCGGTCCGGGAAACCGGCCTGCGCGGCGCTGACCGCCAGCTTGTCGCCTATACGTCAACCGAGGCGCATTCCTGCATCGCGCAGGCCATGCAACTGTCCGGCATCGGCTCGGCCAATCTGAGGACCGTCGCGGTTGACGATGCGGGACGGATGCTGCCCGGCGCGTTGCGCACAGCCATCGACCAGGATCGCGTCAGCGGATTCCTGCCGTTCCTGGTCGTGGGGACCGCGGGAACGGTCAATACCGGGGCCATCGATCCGCTGGCT
Protein-coding regions in this window:
- a CDS encoding pyridoxal phosphate-dependent decarboxylase family protein, which gives rise to MPLPVEQNDAGETSLDPADWDEFRAVAHGLLDDMITHIETIRQRPVWQRPSDEARARFDRPLPHGPRDLGDVVDDVRTHIMPFATGNLHPSFMGWVHGAGTPIGMVAEIVAGGLNMNCGGRDHAGLVVEQQIVRWMSEALGYPGGASGLFLTGSSMANFVALTIARTEATGQSVRETGLRGADRQLVAYTSTEAHSCIAQAMQLSGIGSANLRTVAVDDAGRMLPGALRTAIDQDRVSGFLPFLVVGTAGTVNTGAIDPLAEIAEIASREGLWFHVDGAIGALAVLSDTLRGLFKGIEKSASVALDFHKGGQVPYDAGFLLVRDGAAQKRTFAQPAAYLQRADRGLAAGETWPCDLGPDLSRGFRALKTWMTIEALGADRIGGSIAHTCRLARHLAERLERHPSFDLKAPVALNIVCFGIRGADSEFVRNLGLAAPSWTTLNGELVVRCAIVNHRTTEADIDAFIDTLDQYLTGWSG
- a CDS encoding DeoR/GlpR family DNA-binding transcription regulator, whose protein sequence is MTARKAQRTARLIDLLSQRRVIHLSEAAALLGVSEMTVRRDIATNPGQIAYLGGHILAAAEIDADIPYELATAADSHAAAKREACAHAVRKIRPDETIFVDCGTTLIHLIDLIPDTYQITAICYAMNVAERLSRKANVTIIMLGGVYHPASASFSGTHDFDILNSVGINAAFLSAAGVDAKRGATCEHFHEAVVKQKVMSLARENYLVIDSSKIGKLKRAFFSTMDGFDAVITEHGEVGPDSFQSPV
- a CDS encoding sugar ABC transporter ATP-binding protein, producing MIEQGSIALMSETPLLRVEGVSKRFGGVNALRGVSLEIQSGEVHALLGENGAGKSTLIKILSGVHVHDGGSIEIDGKPVSFSSPAQSRDAGVAVVYQDLSLVESLSVADNLLLGREPKTRLGFLKKRQLVAQAEAFLKSQNIPLDARAMVGSLPFAYRQMTEIAKALMGDVRLLILDEPTSALTDDEEKILFEAIRAVAARGVGVIYVTHRLNEVFRISNRVTVFRDGQNAGTFVTAQTNMRQLVGAIVGPDHAVLKTEGAASGQSVPSSTDPLAKPVLELSDVGNDRLDRVNLELRSGEIHGLAGLIGSGRTEILQTIFGLRAIQSGDASLDGVSLKGTDPAAAIRQGIALVPEDRHVQGLVLEHSIERNLTLPRLPYFSRLGWLQRGPASEHANAAMRRLAVKAPNASTTVKNLSGGNQQKVVFGKWNEPRPRVLLLDEPTVGVDVGAREEIYGVIRAAAAAGSGVLLVSSDLSELLQLCDRISIVVDGTIIRTIARQDLGSAEDLHHLIQISQPSEEHAA
- a CDS encoding ABC transporter permease produces the protein MTETQSPAKAAVNQQGGRLALLHLLQGERPYMLYVAFAIMLVVFSLASPWFLSIDNFLNIGRQTTLVSIIAVGMTFVIISRQIDLSVASTLALSGMSASLAMAFVANNWVVGAVAGLGTGALIGLINGVLTTRLEIPSFLVTLGTLSGARGLALMVTNTKPVIITNEYYFAIFGEGSVLGIPAPILWTLGVTVAGILLLHYSVYGRRVYAAGGNPTAALYSGVHIKQVTTLAFVLTGTLAGLASLILSARSHAARPDVVQGMELDVIASVILGGCSLFGGRGFVLGTLLGSLIIGTLNNGLVLLGVSSSLQLVIKGAIIIAAVAFTRR
- a CDS encoding substrate-binding domain-containing protein codes for the protein MNHSARILFGTLSLAASAFALSTSLSLAQTPDTCVTGVDLATLGPKGIVGQGPHGEKAASPDELKLTDDEAAKVKAGKFKVGISMQTVNLDWSQLQVAGISETLAKYGVTVTGVASAEYQVDKQIADIENTIQQHPDGIISIPVDFTATAPTYKKVGEAGIKLVFMDSIPVGLSSPKDFASMISADSQGNGQIAATILASCMPKGGTIGLVNFGVDYFSTNERTKGVSEWMKKNRPDIVMKQVDFTDPSKVSQIAGDFLTGNPDVKGLYAVWDQPALDTLSSMRAQGIDIPITTVDLGLQSAIEIAKGGPLKATGSQRPYDQGVAEALAMMKALIGQPTPAWVGVQSLPVVQSNVLESYKTVFHKDPPAELVDACNAAKPKCN
- a CDS encoding ATP-grasp domain-containing protein, translating into MGKAPIVRAVFEGRDISPLWNELFGRVSADITDAAAFLDVSILLHAIGEEDKAALSQKAALDISRKYRIRNGRGTGPNVLVFMTAGDFMANTPIEFLLETSDANLLLYYVDADTADLGDVPAHDVAFVAVGESAANLAVLANLDRLLRDWAGPIMNNAPRQIMALSRDGVAEALKSEPSILAPAAARVDRVVIERLAGGDIEIGAILVANAFPVIVRPLGTHAGKGMEKISTRAELSAYLTSHAETEFYVTPFIDYSGTDGKFRKQRVAFINGRPYASHLAVSEHWMVHYLNAGMTQHEDRRAEEALWMANFDSDFAVRHARSFDALHRRLGLDYFAIDCAELADGRLLVFEADVAMIVHSMDWESIFPYKKGAMRKLFTAFENALERRVARMLPTPTTACAHTGKSAIYQRTHDDCLVCALAMLTGRTYEEIEAIARGCDPAYPLGGPMSHSIMRGVANKCGFVLLSSIYMLWAKPAIIGVVSPTVPDTGHAVFWDGEKIIDPGFCGRVDRAYVDRCGLEFTQRASDLQPLISHDIQISYLAGAVAANEPL